Part of the Tolypothrix sp. PCC 7910 genome, GATTAATCGCGTCTGTACTCAAAAATCCAATAAATTTCTTAATTTTGAATTTTGAATTTTGAATTTTGAATTATCTATCATGCCTGACTACATCCAAGATGCCAAGGAAATCTATCGTAATTCTTTCGCGATTATCCGGTCGGAAGCAAATCTAGAAATATTGCCGCCAGATGTAGCAAAAGTTGCAGTACGTTTAATTCATGCCTGTGGAATGACGGATATTGTTACTGACTTGGGATATTCACCCACAGCAGCGCAGTCTGGACGGGCAGCTTTGGCTGATGGCGCACCGATACTCTGTGATTGCCGGATGGTGGCTGAAGGGATTACGAGGCGGCGATTACCTGTAAATAACCAAGTTATTTGTACGCTTTACGATGCGGAAGTCCCAGAATTAGCTGAGAAAATGGGTACTACGAGATCAGCGGCAGCTTTAGAATTATGGCGATCGCATCTGGAAGGTGCAGTGGTAGCAATTGGCAATGCGCCCACTGCCTTATTCCGGTTGTTGGAAATGCTGGATGAGGGTTGCCCAAAACCTGCTGTGATATTAGGTTTTCCCGTGGGGTTTGTGGGTGCAGCCGAGTCGAAAGCCGCACTAGCAGAAGATAGCCGCAACGTGCCATTTTTAACATTACATGGTCGGCGTGGCGGGAGTGCGATCGCCGCCGCAGCAGTTAACGCCTTAGCAACAGAGGAAGAATAATATATGTCAACTAAAGGTCGTCTTTATGGAATTGGCATAGGGCCTGGCGATCCAGAACTCTTGACCCTAAAAGCCCTAAGGCTGCTGCAAGCTGCACCTGTGGTGGCTTATCAATCGGCAACAGATAAAGAAAGTATTGCCAGAAAAATCATCGCGCCATATCTGCCAGGAAACCAAATCGAGGTACTTTATCACCTCCCCCGCGCTTTAGAGCCAGAAAAAGCCAAGGCCATTTACGATCAAGAAATTGCACCAATTGCGGCGCATTTAGCTGCTGGGCGGGATGTGGTAGTAGTTTGTGAAGGTGATCCGTTTTTCTACGGCTCATTTATGTATGTTTTCACACGGTTATCTGAGGAGTACGAAACCGAAGTTGTTCCTGGAGTCTCCTCACTCATGGCTTGTCCGGTAGCCTTGGGCGTACCTTTTACCTACTACAACGATATTCTTACCATTCTACCTGCACCCTTACCAGCAGAAGAATTGACTACACAACTACTAACAACCGATGCAGCAGCAATTATCAAGCTGGGTCGTCACTTTACTAAAGTTCGCGATATTTTGCATCAATTAGGATTAGCATCGCGGGCGCTGTATATTGAACGGGCAACAATGGCACAGCAAAGAATCGTACCCTTAGATGAAGTTGATCCGGCAGAGGTGCCTTATTTTGCGATGATTATACTTCCAAGTAAGAGTCGATTATAGGTAGAGAAGAATCCTGACATGGGAAGGTTTCCCGAGTTGTAGCAACTGCCATCAAAGCACTGTAGTCTATGTAAGAGAAAAGAAAAAAATGTGAGGCAGGATGAGCTTAATCTTAAGTAGTTCTACTTGTTTCCATATCATGGCTAATTAACCAACCATCTACAGGATGCAAAAAATTGGCTTATATGTCATCCTAGAGAACGAGAGTTAATTCGGTGAGTATTTTTGTTGTTAGTATTGACAGGCTTTTCCCTTTTGGTATTTACAGATTTTTCTCCGAAATTTACATCTCAACGAATGCGATAATTTTGGAGATCATCTAATGTCGATTTATATAGGCAACCTCTCTTACGAAGTTACCCAAGATGCCTTAAGCGCCGTTTTTGCAGAATATGGCACTGTAAAGCGTGTTCAACTACCTACAGACCGTGAAACAGGACGACCACGTGGTTTCGGATTTGTGGAAATGGGTAGTGACGCTGAAGAAGCCGCTGCAATTGAAGCCCTTGATGGCGCTGAATGGATGGGTCGTGACCTTAAAGTTAACAAAGCTAAACCCAGGGAAGACAGAGGTGGTTCTTCTGGTGGTAACCGAGGTGGATATGGTGGATCTCGTAACCGCTACTAAGCTTTGAAGCGCTGAAATTTTACCAGCAAATTTTCAGGTTAGATAATAGAGTGTACTTTTTTTACACTTTAGTCAACTGAACAATTGATCAGTATAAACAGTTAATTAAGCTAGTTTAGCAGGAGAGATAATGACCCAAGTAGTAGTGGGTGAGAATGAACACATTGAATCAGCCTTACGCCGATTTAAGCGAGAAGTTTCTAAGGCGGGAATTTTTCCCGATATGAAGAAGCATCGTCACTTTGAAACGCCTTTGGAAAAACGCAAGCGTAAAGAAGTCGCTAAACACAGGCAAGGCAAGAGACGTTTTAGTCACTAATTTGTAATTTTTAAGCCGTAATTCGTAATTAAAATCCATAATTACGAATTACGTTGACAATTTTGAGTAAAAACCTTGGATACTTCCCATCAATAGTTTTAAATCCATTGGGTATCAAATGCATCTTGCCCATTACCGTAAATCAAGTCACCGTATTCTTGCCATTGGGCTATTTCTTGATTTGACAGTTGAGGTGAGTGCAAAACAGCAAGATTTTCTTCTAATTCCTGCCTGGTTTTTGGGGCAGTAAGTGCCAGACGCACTGCTGAATTATTTAGGGCATAACGGTAACAATCTGCTGCCGTTGGTAGCTTACCATGCCAGTGAGGATGGCCTTTGAGTAGCGTTCCCCAACGAGTACAAGTGAATGCTACCAGGGGAACATTAGCTCTTTTAGCTTCTGGTAAAACGTTGGCTTCAACCTTACGATGGGCCATGTTATAGCGGTGCATCAACACATCACACCGATGATGCTCGATCATTTCTAAAGCAATAGCTCGGTTATGTGTGGTGACTCCTACATAGCGCACAACTCCAGAGTCTTTCCACAAACGAAGTTCATCCAGTAGTACCTGAACCTGTTTCATGTCGTCAGCAGGGGAGACATATTCCAGAAAAAATATGTCCACGCGATCGCTATTTAAACAATGGCGGACAGAATCAAAGTAATTGCGTAAAGATTGTAGATCCCGGCTTTCGCTCCCCGTCGCCACCAATACCTGCTCACGGTTTCTTGCCAATAGAGATTTTAAGCCACCTAAAAAGTTTTTTGATTCTAGATTGTAAAAGAAAAAGTAATTGATTCCCGCTGTAAATGCCAACGAAATAGTGGCATCATCTATCGATTGCCCTGCTAGACCAAGAATGCTGGCAGGCTGTCCCTGTATTGTTACTAACTCCACAGTTCACAATCCCAATTCTTACTTTCAGTACACAACCAGACTAGGATAGAATTGCAGCGCTTGGGAACATAATGGCAGATAAAATCACAGCGGTATTTGATGGCAGAGTATTCTATCCCATTGAACCGATCGCATTACCAAACAATACTCGTGTGCGGTTGAGTATCGAAATTTTACCGCCTGAGAAGCAGGAAAGTGTATCATTCTTGCAGACCGCGCGATCGCTGAATCTTTCAGGGCCGGCTGATTGGTCTACCAACATTGACAAATATTTATAGGGTTCAGAAATTCAGATGAGGTCGGAAGTCTTTCTTGATACAACATTTGCGATCGCCTTGTCTGCACCGCAAGATAAATTACATAGACGTGCTGTGCATTTAGCAGAAATTTTAGAAACTGCTGGTACACGCTTGGTAACAACTCAAGCTGTGATGTTAGAAATCGGTAATCTCCTATGCAAACAGCCATTACGTCATGGAGCCGTCACCTTATTAAATGCCCTAGCCGCAGACTCTAAAGTCGCAATTGTACCTTTATCTCCCGAACTCTACGACAGAGCTTTTCAACTATATTGCGATCGCTCTGAAAAAGAATGGAGCTTTGTTGATTGCGTATCTTTTATTGTCATGCAATACGGCGGAATTACTGAAGCCTTAACCGCCAACGAACATTTTCAGCAAGCCGGATTCCGAGCTTTATTACGGGAAGAAATGGGAGATTGAGGGAGATGAGGAGACAAGGAGACAACGAGAAATAACAAACACCAATTACCAATGCCCAATGCCCAATGCCCCATGCCCAAAATTGTATATTTCCTCACTTTAAGCATTTTTTAATCTGTGCCTAGCGAACAGAAAGGTTTTTGCCAAGTTTGTTACAAACTTATTAAGAATAGTTACAGCAGTCGTAACACTAGGAAATATTTCTTATGGCAAATTCGCTTGACAATAAGCCACCACATGAAGTAGTTATCGTTGGCGGTGGTTTTGGGGGACTGTACGCGGCAAAAGCACTTGCCAAGGCTTCGGTGAACGTTACACTCATTGATAAGCGGAACTTTCATTTGTTTCAACCACTGCTGTACCAAGTGGCTACGGGTACTTTGTCACCTGCTGATATTTCCTCACCGTTGCGATCGGTGTTGAGTAAAAGCAAAAATACACAAGTATTGTTGGGATCTGTTGATGATATCGATCCTCAAGCTCAGAAAGTTTTGGTAGATGGTGAAGCAATACCCTACGATACGTTAATTGTGGCTACTGGTGCGAAGCATTCCTATTTTGGTAAGGATGACTGGGAAGAATTTGCGCCTGGGTTAAAAACAGTCGAAGATGCAGTAGAAATGCGTCGCCGGATTTTTAAAGCTTTTGAAGCCGCCGAAAGAGAACCTGATCCCGTCAAACGCCGTGCTTGGTTAACTTTCGTGATTGTCGGTGGTGGCCCTACAGGAGTAGAATTAGCAGGTGCGATCGCAGAGTTAGCATACAAAACTCTCAAAGAAGATTTTCGTAAAATCGACACGTCAGAAACCCGAATTTTACTATTAGAAGGTTTGGATCGCATCCTCCCACCTTTTGCACCAGAATTATCCCAAACAGCAGAAAAATCTCTTAAAGAATTAGGTGTAATTGTTCAAACAAAAACTTTGGTAACTAATATTGAAAATGATATTGTTACCATCAAACAAGGCGATGACATCAGAGAAATTGCTTCCAAAACTATATTATGGGCAGCAGGTGTCAAAGCATCACCAATGGGTAAAGTTTTAGCAGAACGCACAGGTGTAGAACTTGATCGTGCAGGTAGGGTGATTGTTGAACCAGACTTAAGCCTTAAAGGATATGACAATATTTTTGTTGTTGGTGATTTAGCCAATTTCTCCCATCAGGATGGTAAACCTTTACCTGGTGTTGCACCAGTAGCCAAGCAAGAAGGAGAATATGTTGCTAAATTAATTGAACAACGACTTCAAGGTAATACTTTGCCACAATTTAATTACAATCATCAAGGTAGTTTAGCTATCATTGGACAAAATACTGCTGTTGTAGATTTAGGTTTTACCAAGCTTAGAGGTTTCTTTGCATGGCTATTTTGGCTAGTTGTACATATATACTTTTTAATTGAGTTTGACAACAAACTAATAGTCATGATTCAGTGGGCATGGAATTACATTACCCAAAATCGCAGAGCCAGATTGATTACAGGTGCAGAATCATTAATCACAACAAAATTTGGCGATCAACCTACTTATTATTCTTCAGACAAAATTAGAGATACAGTCAAGGTGTAAAAATTCTCTCCAAACAGTAGGGTGTGTGATGCCACAATAGCTGGCTTCAAAAGCGTCGATTTCCATCTTCAGGTATCACGCACCATCATATAGGAATCCAATTTGATTTTTGAAATTCATGTAGGGTGCGCTACGCTGACGCTAACGCACCCTACTAAATACAACAAAGCTATCAGAATTGTACAAATGACGAATGACTAATGACTGACGACTAATTATTAATAGGTAAATTCACAATAAATGTTGTGCCAATTCCTGGTTTACTAGCAAAGGAAATGTTACCGCCATGTAAATCTACATAATACTTCACAATAGCTAGACCTAACCCATTGCCAGGAATCTTCCCTACATTACTAGCTCTATGAAAAGAATTAAATAAATTTTCTTGATCTGCTACAGGAATGCCAATACCTTCATCTTGGATGCGGAAAATAACTTCTCCAGGTACGTAAAACACATCAAAGCGAACGTTACCACCTACAGGTGAGTATTTGACAGCATTTGCCAGCAGATTACTCAGAATATGGTATACCATTTTCCCATCTAATTTAATTAGATGGGAAGTTTGTACAGTGGAATTATTTTCTAGATTTGCCAAACTACCGTGGACAGTAAATATAATTTTGTGATTTTCGCTAACACTGAGTTGTATATCTTGTAATAAATCTTGGCAGAATTTTTCTAAATCTAATGGCGTTGGATTAAATTGTAATTTTTCGTTTTCATCTTTGCTCATCAATAAAACATCAGCCAATAAATTATCCAAGTGTTTTACAGATTTTTGAATATGGCTAAGATATTCATCTCTTTTTTCCTCATTAAACTGCAGGTCGTAATTTGATAATAATTCAGTACAAGTTAAAATATTATTTAAAGGATTACGAAACTCATGACTAACCATTGAAACAAATTTGTTTTTAATGGCTCTATTTTCTTTCTCTTTTTCTAATGCTTCCCGCATCACCACTTCTATTTGATGCTTGTTTAAAGCAATTTCAATGGTAGTAATTAATTGAGTTTCTTCAAAAGGTTTAAGTATATAACCAAATGGTTGTGTAGTTTTGGCTTTTTGTAAATGAGTTTGGTCTGAATAAGCAGTTAGATAAATAACTGGAATATTAAAAAGATGACCAATTTCGGCAGCAGCTTCTATGCCGCTCATATCACCTTTAAGCATAACATCCATTAAAATCAAATCTGGACGAATTTCTCCAGCTTTTTCAACAGCTTGTCTGCCATAAGCGGCAATCTCTGGGACAATATATCCAGCTTTCTCCAGACAACTTTTAATGTCAAAAGCAATAATTATTTCATCTTCAACTACCAATATTTTTTCTCGCATAAATTCTTATCTCTGTTCACTAAAAGTAATTGTGAAGGAAGTCCCTAACGATGTATTAAAGGTAATTGTTCCTTGTAACTGCTCCACTAAGCTCCAAACTAGTTGCAACCCAAGAGATTGATTTTTATAAGTTTCTATATCTTGGGATAGTCCTATACCATTATCACTAATATTTAAGAAATATTGATTTTTGGTTGTTTCTAGCATTTCTATATAAATATCCCCCTGTTGCTCATCGGAAAATGCATATTTTATGGAATTAGAAACTAACTCATTAATAATTAAACCGCAAGAAATAGCCGTATCTATTTTGAGAAAAATTTTATCTACTTTCAAGTGAGTTTTGATATTTAGTTTAATTCCATATGAACGCAGTAAATTATTCACTAAACTTCTTAAATAATCAGAAAAATTAATTTTCGATAAATTATTGGATTGATACAAGTTTTCATGGATAATTGCCATAGCTCTGACACGGTTATGGCTATCTTGAAAAAGCTCACAAGCTTGCTCGTCATTAATATATCTAGATTGCAAACGCAACAAACTAGAAATGATTTGCAAATTATTTTTTACGCGATGGTGAATTTCTTTCAATAAAATATCTTTTTCTTTGAGAGATACTTTAAGTTTGTTTTCTGCTTGTGTGCGATCTGTAATATCAGTATTTGAGCCAGCGAGGAAACACATATTATCCTGAGGATCTCGCAAAAGAGTACCTCGGCTCAGGAACCATATACAACCACCATCTTTTTTTAGCATTCGGTGTTCAATTTCGTATTTTAGAGTTAATCCTGCTAAATATGTGTAAACTGCGTTTTTCACTGATTCCACATCATCAGGATGAACCAATTTTAGCCAATCATCAAAATATTTAGGAGTTTCCTGTTCAGGATAACCAAGCATGGCTTTTAAATTGGGATCTATATAGATTTCATTGGTTTTAATATTCCATTCCCATATTCCTACTTTCCCTGCGTTAATAGCTCTTATATATCTCTCTTCGCTAATTCTTAATGCTTGTTCTACTCGCTGGCGTTCCAAAGCATTACCAATAATTTCACCAACCATTCTAAGCATGATAATGCTATCTTCTGTCCAAGTTTTTGTGGTTTTTACAGAATCAAACTGCAGATAACCAATGAGCAATCCACTACATACTATAGGCACTATAATTAGAGACTGAATAGTTTGGGTAGGTAAATCTAGTGTTTTGTGATTTACGGCGATTAATAAATTCTCAATATTAGGAATATGAATCGTTTCAAAATTGCTCAGTTTTTCTCTTCCCCAAGATAAAACTGCATTGCTAATATCCTGTAAATTATGAATTTGTCCTTCTAAAGATTTTGCATACCACTCATAGGTATTGCTATCTGCAAATACAAATACATAAGCACGATCAACATTTGTGATTTCACCAATCAACTGTAATGCTTGATTGATACCATTTTCAATTTCGTTAGGTGCAAGATTGATAAAATGTGTAGATATAGCAGTAGTGAGTTTTTCAAATTCAACTCGATATCTTAAAGCTTCTTCAATACGTTGGCGTTCCCTAATTTCCTCCACCAAGCGTTTATTAATATCTTGTAATTCTTTAGTTCTTTCTTCTACACGAATTTCTAGTTCTGCTTTGGCTTTTTGTAAAGCTTCTTGTACTTGCTTACGTTCAGTAATATTGCGAATGATAGCAATAATTTGTTGCTGAGTTGAAGGTAAAATCCGTGCTTCAAAACTTTCTTCTTTACCAGCTATTGATAATAAATACTCAATCGTAACCATGTTACCATGTTGCCGTGAATGGTAAATGGCAGTAATAAATTTGCTAGCAACATTCGGAGGTAGAACATCTTGGATTTTTCTTCCCAAAAAAAATTCTGGTACTACATATAAGTCTGATACATTTTTGGCATAGTAACTGAGGATTATGCCATCGTTATCAAGACGAAAATACAAATCAGGAAAGGCTTGAAAAATTTCTTGTAAGTCAGAAGTTGTTTGCAGCAATTGCTCCTCTGTAGCAATGCGATCGCTTAGTTCTCGCTGTAACTTTTTATTGGCTTTTATTAATTCCGTAGTTGCTTGATTAACTTGTAGTTCTGATTTTTCTTCGACCTTTTTTAAGGCTAGCTCTAAGGAACGGCGCTGGGCAATTTCTAATTGTAAATTTTCTCGCGTTTTTATAACTTCTCTTTGCCAACCCGCAGCTAAACTTTCTGGTGTGACAATTCCTAATAATTGTCCTCTATCATTAACAATAGGTAAATTACTTATACTATATTGCTGCATTAGTGGCAATATTTTATTAACATCAAAATCCTGCTTTAAAGTAATTAAAGGTTTTTGCATGACTTCAGTAATTTTGACTGTAGCTAAATTTATTCCAGAAGTCATGAGTTGCAAAATATCTATAAGCGTTAATATCCCTAATAAATACGACTTATCTACAACATATACGCAATCAATATCTGAATTTAATTGATGATTTAATTTAGTTGTATTGGTAAGATTTAGTTTGTGAAATGTAGGGATTGATTTATCTGCCGTTAATTTTACTCTTTGAGGATATGTCTGCAAATTGCATTCAGCAAAAAAAATACTTTTTTTTATGCCAATATCTTCCTTTTTTTGCCCTATACATCTGATGATTTTTTCGACTGTAGTATCAGGAGAGAAAGTTACGATAGAGTCTATAATTGCATAGTCTAATAGTGGCATATTGGTAGGGGATAATGGCTAGATTGATACATTTGTGGGTGAGCAAAACATTAAATGAATACTGACAATAAAAAATTACAAATCCTCAAATAGATGAATTTGTAGAATTTTGAAAAATCGTAATTGATAATCATAAATTACGAAGTTTATAATATTATTTTGCCCAAAACAAATATATTCCGGTCAACCAATTTTGAGGATACTATTTACCCTATGCCTTTATTTCGGCTTAAATTCTGAGCTTGGGACGAGCGAGTTGCTACTGTTTTCAACCTAACTTTTCTGTAAAATCAAAATTTTATATTCTGTATTTTCAATTCAAAATATAAAATTGAAACTGCGCCTATTGCCAGGAGAAAAAACTAAAAAACCGTAATAGTTTCAATAAAATATATTTATCAACTATTTTTTTGAAATCTATTCGGGAACTGAAATATTCTCAGGATACTCAACTAAGATTACACAAATGCAGAAAATGGTGAAACAATTTTTATTGCTACAACACTAATGGCAATGCTATACATAATTTTCCATTACCTCAAATTTTGCTGTTATATAAGTAGACACGTTGTATCACAAACCACTTTGTTGTGATTTTTTTGTAAAAAATTAACAACATTGCAACCCTGATAATCAAATCTCCAATTTATCCCCTTTATTTATCTATATATCGTAACTATAGATAAAAGGAGACAATTTGCTGTAGCCAGCTTAAGTCATAAATATTATCTTTACTTCCGTAATATTGCTTAAATATTATACGTATGTGTATGTATTATTAATTACAATTTTTCTAAGCTTTTGTAATTTAAGCATAGGCAGCACTTTTAACTAGGCACTTTTTTGGTGAGCTTAGCCAGTAAATTAGAAGTAGGACGTAAAAAATAAACTGATGAATGCGATCGCTTCTTGTCTGGCATCTATCGTCAATGCAGAAAATGCTGTTTACCTTTGGGAAGATATTGCACCCACACTTAAAGACTCTATCGCCAAGGCAATAATTGCGGGACAGTATCCCAGTTGCCTTGTCTATCCTAGTAACCAAGAAGAACTAGCGGCGATTATTGCCGAAGCACAACGTAAAAATTGGCGTGTCCTTCCCTGCGGTAGTGCTAGTAAACTAAGCTGGGGTGGTTTAGCTCAAAATATTGATGTGGTTGTGAGTACAGAACGCATCAATCGCTTAATTGAACACGCTGTTGGCGATTTGACGGTGACAGTGGAAGCGGGCATGAAATTTTCCCAAATTCAAGCTATTTTGGCTAATCATCGCCAATTTCTTGCTCTTGACCCCACTGCACCAGATTTAGCAACCATTGGTGGTATCGTTGCTACAGCGAATACAGGTTCTCTTAGACAACGTTATGGTGGTGTACGTGACCAGTTATTAGGTATTACCTTTGTCCGTGCTGATGGCGAAATTGCTAAAGCTGGGGGAAGAGTTGTTAAAAATGTGGCTGGATATGACCTGATGAAATTATTCACTGGGTCTTATGGCACATTAGGAATTATCACCCAAGTCACCTTTAGGCTTTACCCACAGCAAGAGACATCAGCCACAGTAGTATTAACTGGTGCAGAGTCTGCTGTATCACAAGCCGCTGCTACCTTGAGAGGTTCGGCATTAACACCAACCCAAGCTGATTTATTATCTACTAAACTAGTTGATAGTTTAGAATTAGGTAATGGATTAGGCTTAATTACCCGGTTTCAAAGTATTAGTGAGAGTGTCAAAGAACAGGCAAATAGATTATTAGAAGTTGGGCAAACGTTGGGATTGGCGGGAGTAATTTATCAAGAAAAGGAAGAGGCTGATTTATGGCAGAGATTGCCAGAACAAATGCAATCTGATGCTCCAAATTTACCGATTACCTGCAAAATAGGAGTATTACCTAACGCGGCTGTAGAAGTTCTCAGTCAAGTAGAAATGGGACTAATTCATATTAGTAGTGGGTTGGGAGTATTGTCCTTAGATAGCAAAAAGCAAGTTTTGCAAATTCGTGATATTTGTCAAAATTATGGTGGCTTTCTTTCAATTTTGGCAGCGCCAGCTAATATAAAAGAAAAATTTGATGTTTGGGGATACAAAGGTAATGCTTTAGATTTGATGCGTCGGATTAAAGCACAATTTGATAGCAAAAATATTTTAAGTCCAGGTCGGTTTGCTGGGGGAATTTAGGGATTGGGGACTGGGGATTGGGGACTGGGAAATTAGGATAAGGCACAAATAATTTGGCTCTTGTACAGACGCGATTCATCGCGTCTCTGCAACTCAGCACTCAAAAAAGAGGGGAAGAAGTAATATGCAAGTTTCAGATAATTCTGTTAATAATACGGCTAATAATACGGCGAGTATCAAAAATTTGCAGGGGTTCGATGGAAGTCATCCACCCGATGCAAAGTTAATTGATAGTTGTGTACATTGTGGATTTTGTCTTTCTACTTGTCCCAGTTATCGGGTGTTGGGTAAGGAGATGGATTCTCCCAGGGGACGTATCTATTTAATGGATGCAATTAATGAAGGTGAAATTGCACTAAATACGGCTACGGTAGAACATTTTGATTCTTGTTTGGGATGTTTGGCTTGTGTCACAACTTGTCCTTCTGGCGTGCAATATGACAAGTTAATTTCTGCTACTCGTCATCAAGTTGAACGCAATTATTCTCGCAGTTTACCTGATAAGCTGGTTCGGCAATTAATATTTACTTTATTTCCTAACCCAGACCTTTTAAGAATTTTACTTATACCATTACTGGTTTATCAAAAGTTGGGGGTTTCTAAATTCATTCGCGCTACGGGTTTATTAAAAAATATATCTCCCCGGTTAGCAGCAATGGAATCTATTTTGCCAGAAATTACTTTAAAAACTTTTCAAAGTAATTTACCAACTGTTATCCGTGCAAAAGGAGAGAAACGTTATCGTGTGGGGATGATTTTAGGATGTGTGCAAAGGCTGTTTTTCTCTCCTGTAAATGAAGCAACTGTGCGGGTATTGACGGCGAATGGTTGTGAGGTTGTGATTCCTCAATCCCAGGGATGTTGTGCGGCGCTTCCCGAACACCAAGGACAAACGGAACAAGCAAAGGCTTTGGCGAGACAGATGATTGATAGTTTTGCTAATACGAATGTCGATTTTGTGATTATCAATGCTGCTGGTTGTGGGCATACATTGAAGGAATACGGTCATATTTTGGCAGATGACCCAGAATATCGGGAAAAGGCGCAAGCATTTGCGGCTAAGGTGAAAGATGCTCAAGAGTTTTTAGCAACTGTAGGTTTGACAGCGAAATTGTTGCCTATCACTGATAAACCTGTGAATTTAGTTTATCAGGATGCTTGTCATTTACTGCATGGGCAAAAAATTAGCGTACAACCGCGTCAGCTGTTACGCCAAATTCCAGGGTTGAAATTAAGTGAACCTTTGGATGCGGCTTTGTGTTGTGGCAGTGCAGGTGTTTATAATATGTTGCAACCGGAAGTTGCGGAAGAATTAGGTCAGCAAAAAGTACAGAATTTACTGAATACTGGTGCAGAGTTAATCGCTTCCGCTAATCCTGGTTGCACATTGCAGATTACCAAGCATTTGCACTTGCAAGGTAAAAATATTTCTGTGATTCACCCGATGGAGTTGTTAGATTATTCAATTCGGGGGGAGAAGTTGGGAGGTTGAGTTTGGAGAATGGGGAATGGGGAATGGGGAAAAGATTCGTTCTAAATTGGGTTAAATCGTCCCATGATTCAGGAATTGCAGCAATTGGACTTGCAATCATAGATTTTTTCTTAGCAAAAGCTACTTTGACATCAGCAATAGCAGCAATTCGACCTGCAATCATAGATTTTTTTTTAGCAAAAGCTACTTTGACATCAGCAATTGCAGCAATTGGACTT contains:
- a CDS encoding precorrin-8X methylmutase translates to MPDYIQDAKEIYRNSFAIIRSEANLEILPPDVAKVAVRLIHACGMTDIVTDLGYSPTAAQSGRAALADGAPILCDCRMVAEGITRRRLPVNNQVICTLYDAEVPELAEKMGTTRSAAALELWRSHLEGAVVAIGNAPTALFRLLEMLDEGCPKPAVILGFPVGFVGAAESKAALAEDSRNVPFLTLHGRRGGSAIAAAAVNALATEEE
- a CDS encoding precorrin-2 C(20)-methyltransferase, with protein sequence MSTKGRLYGIGIGPGDPELLTLKALRLLQAAPVVAYQSATDKESIARKIIAPYLPGNQIEVLYHLPRALEPEKAKAIYDQEIAPIAAHLAAGRDVVVVCEGDPFFYGSFMYVFTRLSEEYETEVVPGVSSLMACPVALGVPFTYYNDILTILPAPLPAEELTTQLLTTDAAAIIKLGRHFTKVRDILHQLGLASRALYIERATMAQQRIVPLDEVDPAEVPYFAMIILPSKSRL
- a CDS encoding RNA-binding protein, yielding MSIYIGNLSYEVTQDALSAVFAEYGTVKRVQLPTDRETGRPRGFGFVEMGSDAEEAAAIEALDGAEWMGRDLKVNKAKPREDRGGSSGGNRGGYGGSRNRY
- the rpsU gene encoding 30S ribosomal protein S21 is translated as MTQVVVGENEHIESALRRFKREVSKAGIFPDMKKHRHFETPLEKRKRKEVAKHRQGKRRFSH
- a CDS encoding aldo/keto reductase, encoding MELVTIQGQPASILGLAGQSIDDATISLAFTAGINYFFFYNLESKNFLGGLKSLLARNREQVLVATGSESRDLQSLRNYFDSVRHCLNSDRVDIFFLEYVSPADDMKQVQVLLDELRLWKDSGVVRYVGVTTHNRAIALEMIEHHRCDVLMHRYNMAHRKVEANVLPEAKRANVPLVAFTCTRWGTLLKGHPHWHGKLPTAADCYRYALNNSAVRLALTAPKTRQELEENLAVLHSPQLSNQEIAQWQEYGDLIYGNGQDAFDTQWI
- a CDS encoding antitoxin family protein — encoded protein: MADKITAVFDGRVFYPIEPIALPNNTRVRLSIEILPPEKQESVSFLQTARSLNLSGPADWSTNIDKYL
- a CDS encoding type II toxin-antitoxin system VapC family toxin, giving the protein MRSEVFLDTTFAIALSAPQDKLHRRAVHLAEILETAGTRLVTTQAVMLEIGNLLCKQPLRHGAVTLLNALAADSKVAIVPLSPELYDRAFQLYCDRSEKEWSFVDCVSFIVMQYGGITEALTANEHFQQAGFRALLREEMGD
- a CDS encoding NAD(P)/FAD-dependent oxidoreductase, translating into MANSLDNKPPHEVVIVGGGFGGLYAAKALAKASVNVTLIDKRNFHLFQPLLYQVATGTLSPADISSPLRSVLSKSKNTQVLLGSVDDIDPQAQKVLVDGEAIPYDTLIVATGAKHSYFGKDDWEEFAPGLKTVEDAVEMRRRIFKAFEAAEREPDPVKRRAWLTFVIVGGGPTGVELAGAIAELAYKTLKEDFRKIDTSETRILLLEGLDRILPPFAPELSQTAEKSLKELGVIVQTKTLVTNIENDIVTIKQGDDIREIASKTILWAAGVKASPMGKVLAERTGVELDRAGRVIVEPDLSLKGYDNIFVVGDLANFSHQDGKPLPGVAPVAKQEGEYVAKLIEQRLQGNTLPQFNYNHQGSLAIIGQNTAVVDLGFTKLRGFFAWLFWLVVHIYFLIEFDNKLIVMIQWAWNYITQNRRARLITGAESLITTKFGDQPTYYSSDKIRDTVKV
- a CDS encoding ATP-binding protein translates to MREKILVVEDEIIIAFDIKSCLEKAGYIVPEIAAYGRQAVEKAGEIRPDLILMDVMLKGDMSGIEAAAEIGHLFNIPVIYLTAYSDQTHLQKAKTTQPFGYILKPFEETQLITTIEIALNKHQIEVVMREALEKEKENRAIKNKFVSMVSHEFRNPLNNILTCTELLSNYDLQFNEEKRDEYLSHIQKSVKHLDNLLADVLLMSKDENEKLQFNPTPLDLEKFCQDLLQDIQLSVSENHKIIFTVHGSLANLENNSTVQTSHLIKLDGKMVYHILSNLLANAVKYSPVGGNVRFDVFYVPGEVIFRIQDEGIGIPVADQENLFNSFHRASNVGKIPGNGLGLAIVKYYVDLHGGNISFASKPGIGTTFIVNLPINN